One part of the Paraglaciecola sp. L3A3 genome encodes these proteins:
- a CDS encoding efflux transporter outer membrane subunit — MKFYIPILFSFSLYGCINTQQVNKEIQHFQIPENWQHTQQLSVIENNWLAQFQQPFLETFINQALNSNQALLQAAYSVDIAKQQVIQSGASLWPDLDLSLNTSRSKTAATQVVSNQHSLKLESSYEIDIWGKLSDNQKNAHLNYLATKAQHQQQKQEIVGQVISNGFNLIMANQLTHLFQQRVKNAQQSLDIIESGYQQGVNTALDVYLSRNELNTETANLASQQTNLLQSARVLEQLLGRYPSGQIVTEINQQSLPLLTNDIPLGLPSEIVSRKPELQSAWYQVLAQDAALAFAHKQRFPSIKLTASVSNTSDELSDLLTTSSIAWSLLGGITAPLFNAGNLKASEEIARLRLKQQEQAYLNTLYGAFAEVENAISNEKNLLQRYHATLDAEENALAAENLSFEQYQKGLVTYTTVLDAQSRAFNAQSSLIQIKNQLLNNRVNLHLALGGDFSQNNNNQQDDSTYE; from the coding sequence GTGAAATTTTACATCCCGATATTATTCAGTTTTTCTTTGTATGGTTGTATCAATACGCAACAAGTGAACAAAGAAATACAACATTTTCAAATTCCAGAAAATTGGCAACATACTCAACAATTATCAGTCATCGAGAATAATTGGCTTGCACAATTTCAACAGCCTTTTTTAGAGACCTTTATTAATCAAGCACTGAACTCAAACCAAGCCCTGCTTCAAGCAGCTTACAGCGTTGATATAGCAAAGCAACAAGTTATACAAAGTGGTGCATCACTTTGGCCTGATTTAGACTTGAGCTTAAATACAAGTAGAAGTAAAACTGCAGCCACTCAAGTAGTCAGTAATCAACATTCACTTAAATTAGAGTCAAGTTACGAGATAGATATTTGGGGTAAACTCTCTGATAATCAAAAAAATGCTCATTTAAACTATTTGGCAACTAAAGCCCAACATCAACAACAAAAGCAGGAAATTGTCGGTCAGGTTATCAGTAATGGATTTAACCTGATCATGGCTAATCAGTTGACACACTTGTTCCAACAAAGAGTCAAAAATGCTCAACAGAGCTTAGATATTATTGAATCAGGCTATCAACAAGGGGTGAATACAGCGTTAGATGTGTATTTATCTAGAAATGAATTAAATACAGAAACAGCTAATTTAGCATCGCAACAAACAAACTTGTTGCAATCGGCCCGCGTATTAGAACAACTTTTGGGCCGTTACCCTAGCGGTCAAATCGTTACTGAAATTAATCAACAAAGCTTGCCTCTGCTGACAAATGACATTCCCTTAGGTCTGCCCTCAGAAATAGTTAGCCGTAAACCAGAATTACAGTCTGCTTGGTATCAGGTGTTAGCGCAAGATGCAGCATTAGCATTTGCCCACAAACAAAGATTTCCAAGTATCAAATTAACCGCTTCTGTTTCGAATACTTCTGACGAGTTATCAGATCTTCTCACCACTTCATCTATTGCTTGGTCTTTGTTAGGCGGCATTACCGCACCTCTTTTTAATGCTGGAAATTTAAAAGCCAGTGAAGAAATTGCTAGATTAAGACTCAAACAACAAGAACAAGCTTACCTTAATACATTATATGGCGCCTTTGCTGAGGTAGAGAACGCTATCAGCAATGAAAAGAATTTATTACAAAGATATCACGCGACTTTGGATGCAGAAGAAAATGCATTGGCGGCTGAGAATTTATCTTTTGAGCAATACCAAAAAGGATTGGTGACATACACCACTGTACTTGATGCTCAAAGTCGAGCTTTTAACGCGCAAAGTTCATTAATCCAAATCAAGAATCAATTACTCAATAACAGAGTCAATTTACATCTTGCCTTAGGCGGCGATTTTAGCCAAAACAATAACAATCAACAGGACGACTCAACCTATGAGTAA
- a CDS encoding efflux RND transporter periplasmic adaptor subunit — protein MSNTKKWLIPLIILAVTALVANFILNNPPESRRGGKSTKPQLTVEVVNLQPQQYQVIVDSYGTVQPKTQSALVAQVSGQINYVSPQFRNGGFFSKGDVLVKLDQRDYLADKQIAEASLLSAQQKLLEEEANSKQAEIDWQRLGNGQPASDLVLRKPQLAAAKANLLSAEAQLARAQLNLERTKITAPYDGRILSQLVDFGQVLANNSKLAEIYSTDSVEIRLPINNSDIDLINFPEEFRINNPELPSIEANFTSSLTSNQHWVGQITRTEAAIDASSQQLYIVAQIKDPYNPTIHPGTSIKIGQYVSAKVQGKTINNAIVINNNAIYQGSYVYVVEDDLLKRRDIKIRWQNSQKTIIEDGLSANDVLVTTPLGQVSSGTPVAISGRAKNNNSATDKDARMREAAKRMGITLEELKQRRQSGQTPNGAKGPQ, from the coding sequence ATGAGTAATACCAAAAAATGGCTAATTCCACTGATTATTTTAGCAGTCACTGCCCTTGTAGCTAATTTTATTCTTAATAATCCTCCTGAAAGTCGTCGCGGTGGAAAATCAACAAAACCACAATTAACTGTTGAAGTTGTAAATTTACAACCACAACAATATCAAGTCATAGTCGATAGTTACGGTACTGTGCAACCAAAAACACAAAGCGCACTTGTGGCCCAAGTATCAGGTCAAATAAACTATGTGAGTCCACAATTTAGAAATGGTGGCTTTTTTAGTAAGGGTGACGTCTTAGTCAAACTCGATCAAAGAGATTACTTGGCAGATAAACAAATTGCCGAAGCAAGTTTGTTATCTGCTCAACAAAAATTATTAGAAGAAGAAGCTAACTCAAAACAAGCAGAAATTGATTGGCAAAGACTAGGTAATGGGCAACCAGCTAGTGATTTGGTGCTACGTAAACCGCAATTAGCTGCAGCTAAAGCCAACTTATTGTCAGCAGAAGCACAACTCGCTCGCGCCCAATTAAACCTTGAACGTACAAAAATTACCGCGCCATATGATGGACGTATCTTGAGCCAATTAGTTGACTTTGGCCAAGTGTTAGCAAATAACAGTAAATTGGCAGAAATTTACTCAACAGATTCAGTTGAAATTCGTTTACCTATTAATAATAGTGATATTGACTTGATTAACTTTCCTGAAGAGTTTCGCATCAACAACCCTGAATTACCTTCTATAGAAGCTAATTTCACTTCTAGTTTAACCAGCAACCAACATTGGGTCGGACAAATTACTCGCACTGAAGCAGCGATAGACGCCAGCTCACAGCAGCTTTACATAGTTGCACAAATCAAAGACCCATATAATCCAACAATCCATCCAGGTACATCAATTAAAATTGGCCAATATGTCAGCGCTAAAGTACAAGGTAAAACTATCAATAATGCCATCGTCATTAACAATAACGCGATTTACCAAGGCAGTTATGTGTACGTAGTGGAAGATGACTTATTAAAACGTCGCGATATTAAAATTCGCTGGCAGAATAGCCAAAAAACCATTATTGAAGATGGCCTTTCAGCCAATGATGTGTTGGTTACTACTCCTTTAGGCCAAGTCAGTTCAGGTACACCTGTTGCCATTTCCGGCAGAGCAAAAAACAATAACTCTGCTACGGACAAAGATGCAAGAATGCGTGAAGCAGCTAAACGTATGGGCATTACCCTAGAAGAATTAAAACAACGTCGACAAAGTGGTCAAACACCTAACGGCGCGAAAGGACCACAATAA
- a CDS encoding efflux RND transporter permease subunit: protein MIAWFARNHVAANLLMITILLAGVYSLTSRIPLEVFPSFESDVINVSVSIRGATPEDTELGVAILIEEAVQDLEGIEKITSVSSEGSARVTIEIESDYDAREKLADIKSRVDAINTFPGTAEKPVISLAQRIREVIAVTIAADYGEKEINEFAEQIRDDLLRIPGITQLELAGVRNYEIALEVPQQKLRQYGLTLADISSAVASSSQDISAGNIKTDGGDVLIRSKGQAYRKDEFSNIPILTNQDGSILRLKDIAEIKDDFEETPIRTRFNGKQAAFIDVYRIGQQSAVEVATKVKDYIQEKQASLPLGYELSYWDDDSQIVKNRIATLTGSAIQGGILVLLLLTLFLRPAIALWVFIGIPVSFMGAFLAMPIFDVTLNVISLFGFILVLGIVVDDAIVTGENIYTHMRTAESGEEAAIRGTQEVATPVTFGILTTIVAFLPFAFMEGGRGALFAQIPVIVIPVLLFSLIESKFVLPSHLKYLKLRDEKEESRNRLQIWQQKFADGFEKAILVYYQPLLGLCLRHKLATLSLFIGTFVIITTLLMSGWTKFVFFPRIPSETVRATLTMTTGTTFDVTNKYIVKMADKAHDLKEKYTDKESGESIVLNILASTGGRGGSANTGSVRFEITPPESRESSITSAQLVQEWRGLIGEIPGAESVTFRAEIGRSSDPIDVQLIGNSQSTLQEVADQIKQHLSTYPTVFDIADSMSDGKEELQIELTQQGNALGLTRVNISNQVRNAFFGSQVQRIQRGRDDVRVMVRLPIEERHSISDLQNILIKLPSGGTVPLAHVATLTPGKSPSQIRRIDRFRTVSVTADIEKDKTNMTVLQAELTDYVDELVNQYPGVSYKLEGEAREQRESFASLSIGLLMVFFAIYGLLAIPFKSYVQPLIVMSVIPFSMIGAVIGHWIMGMDLTIMSVLGMLALVGVVVNDSLVLVDFINKKRLEGSSLIEAVLTAGASRFRPIMLTSLTTFFGLMPLLFEKSTQAQFLIPMAVSLGFGILFATFITLILVPINYLLVEKLKGNKANSTISSSPATAA from the coding sequence ATGATTGCTTGGTTTGCACGAAATCACGTAGCAGCCAATCTGCTGATGATCACAATATTATTGGCCGGTGTTTACAGTCTTACCAGTCGTATTCCTTTAGAAGTATTCCCCTCTTTTGAATCCGATGTAATTAACGTCAGTGTATCAATTAGAGGTGCGACGCCAGAAGATACAGAGCTTGGGGTGGCAATATTAATTGAAGAAGCCGTTCAAGATTTGGAGGGCATTGAAAAGATCACTAGTGTCTCTTCTGAAGGCTCGGCTCGGGTGACTATTGAAATAGAATCCGACTACGATGCTAGAGAAAAATTAGCCGATATAAAATCTCGTGTTGATGCCATTAATACATTCCCCGGCACGGCAGAAAAGCCTGTTATATCCCTTGCACAAAGAATACGTGAAGTAATAGCCGTGACAATCGCGGCCGATTATGGCGAAAAAGAAATCAATGAGTTTGCCGAACAAATTCGAGATGACCTGTTACGTATTCCTGGCATCACCCAATTAGAATTAGCAGGTGTACGTAATTACGAAATTGCCCTAGAAGTTCCCCAACAAAAATTACGTCAATATGGATTAACCTTAGCCGATATTTCCTCAGCAGTAGCAAGTTCTAGTCAAGACATATCAGCTGGGAATATAAAGACTGATGGAGGCGATGTGTTAATTCGTTCCAAAGGTCAGGCTTATCGTAAGGATGAATTCAGTAATATTCCTATTCTGACCAATCAAGATGGCTCTATATTACGTCTAAAAGACATTGCCGAAATCAAAGATGACTTTGAAGAAACCCCTATTCGCACTCGTTTTAACGGTAAACAAGCCGCTTTTATTGATGTCTATCGTATTGGTCAACAAAGTGCAGTAGAAGTGGCAACTAAAGTTAAAGACTACATTCAAGAAAAACAAGCCAGTTTGCCATTAGGTTACGAACTCAGTTATTGGGACGACGACTCACAGATTGTTAAAAATCGAATTGCCACTCTAACCGGCAGCGCCATTCAAGGCGGTATATTAGTATTGTTACTGTTAACCTTATTTTTGCGCCCAGCCATAGCATTATGGGTGTTTATTGGTATACCCGTATCATTTATGGGCGCATTTTTAGCTATGCCTATCTTTGACGTAACCCTCAATGTGATTAGTTTATTTGGCTTCATACTGGTATTGGGGATAGTGGTCGACGATGCAATAGTTACCGGCGAGAACATATACACTCATATGCGAACCGCCGAATCCGGTGAAGAAGCGGCTATTCGAGGTACTCAAGAAGTCGCGACACCTGTGACCTTTGGTATTTTGACCACAATAGTGGCATTTTTACCCTTCGCCTTTATGGAAGGTGGCCGTGGTGCTTTATTTGCGCAAATTCCCGTTATCGTTATACCCGTACTCCTATTTTCCTTGATAGAGTCTAAATTTGTTTTGCCCTCTCACTTAAAATACTTAAAGTTGCGAGACGAAAAAGAAGAGTCTCGAAATCGCTTACAAATATGGCAACAAAAATTCGCTGACGGATTTGAAAAAGCCATATTAGTGTATTACCAACCATTACTAGGTTTATGCTTACGCCACAAATTAGCCACATTATCGCTGTTTATTGGTACGTTTGTGATCATTACCACCTTACTGATGAGTGGCTGGACAAAGTTTGTATTTTTTCCTCGTATACCCAGTGAGACAGTAAGAGCCACCTTGACAATGACAACGGGTACTACATTTGATGTGACCAATAAGTATATTGTCAAGATGGCAGATAAAGCACATGATCTTAAAGAAAAATATACGGATAAAGAATCAGGCGAAAGTATCGTATTAAATATTCTGGCCTCAACTGGTGGCCGAGGAGGTTCAGCCAATACTGGCTCGGTCAGATTCGAAATTACCCCTCCAGAAAGTAGAGAATCCTCTATCACTTCAGCTCAATTAGTCCAAGAATGGCGAGGCTTAATTGGTGAAATCCCCGGTGCAGAAAGTGTGACTTTTAGGGCCGAAATAGGCCGTTCCTCAGATCCTATAGACGTACAATTAATTGGCAATTCGCAAAGCACTTTGCAAGAAGTAGCCGATCAAATAAAACAACATTTAAGCACCTACCCTACTGTATTTGATATTGCTGATAGTATGTCTGACGGTAAGGAAGAACTACAGATTGAGCTCACTCAGCAAGGTAATGCTTTAGGTCTAACTAGAGTTAATATTTCTAATCAAGTGAGAAACGCCTTTTTTGGCAGCCAAGTACAGCGTATCCAAAGAGGACGAGATGATGTGCGGGTAATGGTGCGATTACCGATAGAAGAAAGGCATTCTATTTCTGATCTACAAAATATACTGATTAAACTGCCTAGTGGTGGCACAGTACCATTGGCCCATGTGGCGACACTGACACCAGGAAAAAGTCCCTCACAAATTAGACGTATTGACCGTTTCCGTACAGTGAGTGTTACCGCCGACATTGAAAAAGACAAAACTAATATGACAGTGCTGCAAGCAGAACTAACAGATTACGTTGATGAGCTAGTTAATCAATACCCTGGTGTCAGTTATAAACTTGAAGGCGAAGCTCGTGAACAAAGAGAATCTTTCGCATCTTTGTCAATTGGCTTGTTGATGGTTTTCTTTGCCATTTATGGCCTGCTCGCCATTCCGTTTAAGTCTTATGTGCAACCATTGATTGTGATGAGTGTTATTCCATTTAGCATGATAGGCGCTGTTATTGGCCATTGGATAATGGGCATGGATTTAACCATAATGAGTGTATTAGGCATGTTGGCTCTAGTCGGCGTGGTTGTAAACGATTCACTGGTCTTAGTTGATTTTATCAATAAGAAGCGACTTGAAGGTAGCAGTTTAATTGAAGCGGTACTTACGGCTGGGGCATCTAGATTTAGACCTATAATGTTGACCAGTTTAACTACCTTTTTTGGACTTATGCCCTTGTTATTTGAAAAATCAACTCAGGCACAATTCTTAATTCCTATGGCAGTATCTTTAGGTTTTGGTATTTTATTTGCTACTTTTATCACCTTAATTTTAGTACCAATCAATTATTTATTGGTGGAAAAACTAAAAGGTAATAAAGCTAACAGTACAATTTCATCTAGCCCAGCGACCGCAGCTTAA
- a CDS encoding NADPH-dependent 2,4-dienoyl-CoA reductase: MTQNKYFPHLFEPLDLGFTQLKNRTLMGSMHIGLEEEKNGNEKLATFYGERAAAGVGLIVTGGVSPNRQGWLLPFGSRMANKSHAKHHRVITETVHQHQGKICLQILHAGRYAYHPFSVAPSAIQSPISPFKPWALSKRGVLSTIEDYANCAHMAKLAGYDGVEVMGSEGYLINQFLCTRTNKRNDQWGGSFSNRARFAVSIVEAIRQRIGTDFIIIFRLSMLDLVEQGSSWQEVVSLGKMIEQAGATIINTGIGWHEARVPTISTMVPRAAFSWVTKKMKAELSLPLVTTNRINTPEIAEKVLAEGHADMVSMARPFLADEKFVEKASQGKSDQINTCIACNQACLDHVFKRQRASCLVNPRAGYETELNFPVTKHKQKIAVVGAGPAGLAFSSYAAERGHEVHLFDKHQEIGGQFNYAKRIPGKEEFYETIRYFKNKLDRVGVRLHLENTQTVDSLVAQDFDQVVLATGIVPRQLNIPGIEHAKVLSYLDVLRDNKPVGKKVAVIGAGGIGFDIAEFLVEKESLSTQTDEWLKSWGIDKNHQGDGGLIAAEIEAPAREVYLLQRKDSKVGKGLGKTTGWIHRASLTRKNVKMMAGVNYIKIDDQGLHIEVNGQAQCLIVDNIILCAGQEPLRELQAGLLEKNIRTHLIGGADLASELDAKRAIRQGAELAAVI; encoded by the coding sequence ATGACACAAAATAAATATTTTCCTCACCTGTTTGAACCATTAGATTTAGGATTTACTCAATTAAAAAACCGTACATTAATGGGCTCTATGCATATTGGTTTAGAAGAGGAAAAAAATGGTAATGAAAAACTAGCTACATTTTACGGTGAACGTGCGGCGGCTGGTGTTGGTTTGATTGTTACTGGTGGAGTGAGCCCTAATCGTCAGGGCTGGTTATTACCTTTTGGTTCTAGAATGGCCAATAAGAGTCATGCTAAACATCACAGGGTGATCACCGAAACTGTGCATCAGCATCAAGGGAAGATATGTCTGCAAATTTTACATGCAGGTCGTTATGCTTATCATCCATTTAGTGTGGCCCCTTCGGCCATTCAATCCCCTATAAGTCCTTTTAAACCTTGGGCTTTGTCTAAAAGAGGGGTGTTATCTACTATTGAAGATTACGCAAATTGTGCTCATATGGCCAAACTAGCGGGTTATGACGGGGTTGAGGTGATGGGATCTGAAGGTTATTTAATTAATCAATTCCTCTGTACCAGGACCAATAAGCGCAATGACCAATGGGGAGGTAGCTTTAGTAACCGTGCACGTTTTGCTGTGTCGATAGTTGAGGCAATAAGACAAAGAATAGGCACCGATTTTATTATTATATTCCGTCTATCTATGTTGGACTTAGTCGAACAGGGCAGTAGTTGGCAGGAAGTGGTTAGCTTAGGTAAAATGATTGAACAAGCCGGAGCTACAATTATTAACACTGGCATAGGTTGGCATGAAGCCCGGGTGCCAACTATCAGCACTATGGTGCCAAGAGCCGCATTTTCTTGGGTAACTAAAAAGATGAAGGCGGAACTCAGTTTACCTTTAGTTACCACTAACCGAATTAATACACCTGAAATAGCCGAAAAGGTGTTGGCCGAAGGACATGCCGATATGGTCTCAATGGCCAGGCCCTTTTTAGCTGACGAAAAGTTTGTTGAAAAAGCATCACAGGGGAAAAGTGATCAAATTAATACCTGTATTGCTTGTAATCAAGCTTGTTTAGATCACGTGTTTAAACGTCAACGGGCGAGCTGTTTAGTTAACCCGAGAGCGGGTTACGAAACTGAATTAAATTTTCCAGTGACTAAGCATAAACAAAAAATTGCGGTCGTAGGCGCTGGGCCTGCTGGATTAGCCTTTAGTAGTTATGCAGCTGAGCGTGGACATGAAGTACATTTGTTTGATAAGCACCAAGAAATAGGTGGACAGTTTAATTACGCTAAACGTATTCCTGGTAAAGAAGAGTTTTATGAAACGATACGCTATTTTAAAAATAAACTTGACCGTGTTGGTGTGCGGTTACATTTAGAAAATACACAAACAGTCGACAGTTTAGTGGCGCAAGATTTTGATCAAGTGGTGTTGGCAACAGGCATAGTACCAAGACAATTAAATATTCCAGGCATAGAACATGCGAAAGTACTGAGTTATTTAGATGTGCTGCGAGATAACAAACCGGTCGGTAAAAAAGTAGCAGTGATTGGGGCGGGGGGTATAGGTTTTGATATAGCAGAATTTTTGGTAGAAAAAGAGTCATTGTCTACCCAAACTGATGAATGGTTAAAATCTTGGGGTATAGATAAAAACCATCAAGGCGATGGCGGTTTAATTGCAGCAGAAATCGAAGCGCCAGCCCGTGAAGTTTATTTACTACAGCGAAAAGACAGCAAAGTAGGCAAAGGCTTAGGTAAAACCACAGGCTGGATCCACCGTGCTTCCCTTACTCGTAAAAATGTGAAAATGATGGCCGGGGTAAATTATATAAAAATTGATGATCAAGGTTTACATATTGAAGTGAATGGTCAAGCTCAGTGTTTAATAGTGGACAATATCATTTTATGTGCAGGACAAGAGCCTTTACGAGAGTTACAGGCTGGTTTGTTGGAAAAGAATATTCGCACTCATTTAATTGGTGGCGCCGACTTGGCATCTGAATTAGATGCCAAGCGGGCAATTAGACAAGGGGCCGAATTGGCCGCAGTGATTTAA
- the sppA gene encoding signal peptide peptidase SppA produces MSSGKSWTKSLFVGIWTALNFSRKLFFNLIFIGIIIVIISVASKDGNKITVPQGSALVLKLKGDLVIEKQAIDPFEEFISEALEQDSENPEVLLQDVLHTLHNAKQDRRIKALVLDLHGLGGAGLDKLEQIAVALDDFKESEKPIYAIGDYYSQNQYYLASHADHLYLNPMGFMLFEGYGRFGTYFKSAIENLKAQTHVFKVGTYKSAVEPYIRDDMSDAAKEANKAWLTAMWQQYKAEVAEARGLDVSNFDENLDTFLEKFEQVDGDFAKYALQYGWVDGLKTREEALQEIVSIVGSNKDNTGFNAISYKNYLQVISNPFPFEPQDVKKVGIIVAKGTILNGTKKPGTIGGDSTAQLLRKARLDDSIKSVVLYVDSPGGSAFASEVIRQEVENLQNSGKPVVAVMSTYAASGGYWISAGADKIIAAPSTITGSIGIFGMFLTFENTLDYLGIHTDGVGTTEFAGMGVTRSLNPKMGQIMQRGIEHGYDKFITLVANNRNMTKEQVDQIAQGRVWIGSTAKEIGLVDELGYLQDGIQAAADFANLTEYDTQYIQRDLSKSELFWRELFQKTAVSLDGAFKSDTSYTLISLVKEITADIEAMVELNDPKGVYAYCLPCEL; encoded by the coding sequence ATGTCATCTGGAAAAAGTTGGACGAAATCTTTATTCGTCGGAATTTGGACTGCTTTAAACTTCAGTCGTAAATTATTTTTTAATCTTATTTTTATTGGGATCATCATCGTAATTATTTCAGTTGCGAGTAAAGATGGTAACAAAATTACAGTGCCACAAGGTTCAGCTTTAGTTTTAAAACTAAAGGGTGATTTAGTTATCGAAAAACAAGCAATCGATCCCTTCGAAGAATTTATTAGCGAAGCACTTGAGCAAGATTCTGAAAATCCTGAAGTACTATTACAAGACGTATTACATACTTTACACAATGCCAAACAAGATCGCCGTATCAAAGCCTTAGTCTTAGACTTACACGGTTTAGGTGGTGCAGGTTTAGATAAATTAGAACAAATTGCGGTTGCCCTTGATGACTTTAAAGAAAGTGAAAAACCTATTTATGCGATTGGCGATTATTATAGTCAGAACCAATATTATCTAGCCAGTCATGCAGACCATTTATACCTAAATCCTATGGGCTTTATGTTGTTTGAAGGATATGGTCGTTTCGGAACTTATTTTAAATCTGCTATCGAAAATCTTAAGGCTCAGACTCACGTTTTTAAAGTGGGTACTTATAAATCGGCTGTCGAACCTTATATTCGTGATGACATGTCTGATGCTGCTAAAGAGGCGAATAAAGCTTGGTTAACTGCTATGTGGCAACAATACAAAGCTGAAGTAGCTGAAGCTCGGGGTTTAGACGTATCAAACTTTGATGAGAACCTTGATACTTTTTTAGAAAAATTTGAACAAGTTGATGGCGACTTCGCAAAATATGCGCTGCAATACGGCTGGGTTGACGGTCTAAAAACCCGTGAAGAAGCCCTGCAAGAAATTGTTTCAATAGTTGGTAGTAACAAAGACAATACCGGCTTTAACGCCATTTCTTATAAAAATTATTTACAAGTCATCAGTAACCCCTTCCCTTTTGAACCTCAAGATGTGAAAAAAGTTGGCATTATTGTAGCAAAAGGCACCATATTAAATGGCACCAAAAAACCAGGCACAATTGGTGGCGATAGTACGGCTCAATTACTTAGAAAGGCACGCCTAGATGACTCAATAAAATCTGTCGTTTTATATGTTGATTCTCCTGGAGGTAGCGCATTTGCTTCTGAAGTTATTCGACAAGAAGTCGAAAACTTACAGAACTCCGGCAAACCAGTAGTTGCTGTAATGAGTACTTACGCGGCATCAGGTGGTTATTGGATTTCAGCAGGAGCAGACAAGATCATTGCAGCACCAAGTACCATTACTGGCTCCATAGGTATATTCGGTATGTTCCTGACGTTTGAAAACACTTTAGATTATCTGGGTATTCATACTGATGGGGTTGGCACCACAGAGTTTGCTGGCATGGGGGTAACTCGTAGCCTAAATCCTAAAATGGGCCAAATCATGCAGCGTGGTATTGAACATGGTTACGATAAATTTATTACCCTAGTTGCGAACAATCGTAATATGACTAAAGAACAAGTCGATCAAATAGCTCAAGGCCGTGTATGGATTGGTAGCACAGCAAAAGAAATTGGTTTGGTAGACGAGTTAGGATATTTACAAGATGGTATCCAAGCCGCTGCTGATTTTGCTAATTTAACTGAATATGATACTCAATATATCCAACGTGATTTGTCTAAAAGTGAGCTGTTTTGGCGGGAGTTATTCCAAAAAACAGCGGTTAGCTTAGACGGCGCATTTAAATCTGATACTAGCTATACCTTAATTAGTCTGGTCAAAGAAATAACAGCGGATATTGAAGCTATGGTAGAACTTAACGACCCTAAAGGTGTATACGCTTACTGCTTGCCTTGTGAGTTGTAA
- a CDS encoding GDSL-type esterase/lipase family protein, with amino-acid sequence MKNTPSQLTKIIISILVFFSICQSVYAQAPDPTRFEQSIQKFENQDAIKMPPKGAIVLTGSSSIKMWNNKVHADLAPLTVISRGFGGSNMNDLLHYIDRVAIKYQPRAILIYEGDNDTALSPPIPKAKILSQLKQVISKVRSTLPDTRFYLLSVKPSILRHSLWPLAVDVSRGFKAIADTDPLIYYVDVATPLLQPEGEVMDDIFIKDNLHLNNKGYQIWGQTIKAALMPIEAQYE; translated from the coding sequence ATGAAAAACACCCCATCACAATTAACTAAGATCATTATTTCTATCTTGGTATTTTTCTCAATTTGTCAGTCCGTATACGCACAAGCACCAGACCCAACTCGTTTTGAACAATCGATCCAAAAGTTTGAAAATCAAGATGCTATAAAAATGCCTCCCAAAGGTGCCATAGTATTGACAGGTAGTTCCAGTATTAAGATGTGGAATAACAAGGTCCATGCTGATTTAGCACCTTTAACTGTTATTTCTCGTGGCTTTGGCGGTAGCAACATGAATGACTTACTGCACTATATCGACCGCGTAGCGATTAAATATCAACCTAGAGCTATATTGATTTATGAAGGCGATAATGACACAGCTTTATCACCACCTATTCCTAAAGCTAAAATTTTAAGCCAACTGAAACAAGTTATTAGTAAAGTCCGCAGTACATTACCGGATACCCGTTTTTACCTACTGTCAGTTAAACCTAGCATATTACGTCATTCATTGTGGCCATTGGCGGTGGATGTTAGTCGAGGATTTAAAGCCATAGCTGATACAGACCCTCTTATATATTACGTAGATGTGGCCACTCCACTGCTGCAACCAGAAGGCGAGGTAATGGATGATATTTTTATCAAAGATAATCTGCATTTAAACAACAAAGGTTATCAAATTTGGGGACAAACAATCAAAGCGGCTTTGATGCCAATAGAAGCACAATATGAATAA